In endosymbiont of unidentified scaly snail isolate Monju, the following are encoded in one genomic region:
- a CDS encoding SAM hydrolase/SAM-dependent halogenase family protein, with protein sequence MSGPLVLFTDYGLDGPWVGLLHAVIRQARPGAGIIDLQHDLPPFDRVAPVSCSPLCAAGCRWVPRGATVVAVVDPGVGTARGGLLVECDDLRLIGPDNGLFAPFFAGALRIRRIDWMPGDIPATFHGRDWFVPAALRLLSGEALETTELRPADCVGHDWSGRLDEIVYIDRFGNLVTGIPAPLAPDGGPWCLAGHELPHARTFAEVSPGTAFWHLNALGLVEIAVNLGSAAEQLGLRVGDPL encoded by the coding sequence ATGAGTGGCCCGCTCGTCCTGTTTACCGACTACGGGCTCGATGGCCCCTGGGTCGGCCTGCTGCATGCGGTGATACGCCAGGCCCGGCCAGGGGCCGGGATCATCGACTTGCAACACGACCTGCCCCCTTTCGACCGCGTGGCGCCGGTGTCCTGCTCGCCGCTCTGCGCCGCTGGGTGCCGCTGGGTGCCGCGGGGTGCCACCGTGGTGGCAGTGGTCGACCCCGGGGTCGGTACCGCGCGCGGCGGATTGCTCGTCGAGTGTGACGATCTGCGCCTGATCGGTCCCGACAACGGCCTGTTCGCCCCCTTTTTCGCGGGGGCGCTGCGCATCCGGCGTATCGACTGGATGCCCGGTGACATCCCCGCCACCTTCCATGGCCGCGACTGGTTCGTGCCCGCTGCGCTGCGCCTGCTCTCGGGTGAGGCGCTGGAGACTACCGAACTACGCCCTGCAGATTGCGTCGGCCATGACTGGTCCGGGCGGCTCGACGAGATCGTGTACATCGATCGTTTCGGCAACCTGGTGACCGGCATTCCGGCCCCGCTGGCCCCGGATGGCGGTCCGTGGTGCCTCGCCGGGCACGAATTGCCGCATGCCCGCACCTTTGCCGAGGTGTCGCCGGGCACGGCCTTCTGGCACCTGAATGCCCTGGGCCTGGTCGAGATCGCGGTCAATCTCGGCAGTGCCGCCGAGCAGCTCGGGTTGCGCGTCGGCGACCCGCTCTGA
- a CDS encoding PA0069 family radical SAM protein: protein MQRSEARRGRGACSNPANRYEAHHVETFDDGWGSSEELPPLNRELVRDTSRSVITRNDSPDVPFRQSINPYRDCEHGCIYCFARPSHAWLGYSPGLDFETRLHWKPDAAMRLREELARPGYRCQPIALGINTDGWQPIEREFGISRALLEVLCEARHPVSIVTKSALIERDVDLLAELARDGLVQVNVSLTTLDRRLARRMEPRAAAPQRRLRVIERLATQGIPVGVLIAPVIPFLTDSELEALLDAAHAAGAHEAGYVLLRLPHEVGPLFDEWLAVHYPERRERVLARIRDSRGGRLYDSRFGHRMVGEGPFAELIAARFRKRYRALGFPGLPPLRCNKFRAPSPSGQLGLFD from the coding sequence ATGCAGCGGTCTGAGGCGCGCCGGGGACGGGGCGCATGCTCCAATCCCGCCAACCGATACGAGGCACACCACGTCGAGACCTTCGACGATGGCTGGGGCAGCAGCGAGGAGCTGCCGCCGCTGAATCGCGAGCTGGTACGCGATACCAGCCGCTCGGTGATTACCCGCAACGACTCACCGGACGTGCCCTTCCGCCAGTCGATCAACCCCTACCGCGACTGCGAGCACGGTTGCATCTACTGCTTCGCGCGGCCCAGCCACGCCTGGCTGGGCTATTCCCCGGGGCTGGATTTCGAGACCCGGCTGCACTGGAAACCCGACGCCGCCATGCGGTTGCGCGAGGAACTGGCACGCCCGGGCTACCGCTGCCAGCCCATCGCGCTGGGGATCAACACCGACGGTTGGCAGCCGATAGAACGCGAGTTCGGCATCAGCCGCGCCCTGCTCGAGGTGCTGTGCGAGGCCCGGCACCCGGTGAGCATTGTCACCAAGTCGGCATTGATCGAGCGCGATGTCGACCTGCTCGCCGAGCTGGCGCGTGATGGCCTGGTACAGGTGAACGTATCGCTGACCACCCTCGACCGCAGACTGGCACGGCGCATGGAGCCGCGCGCTGCCGCCCCGCAGCGCCGCCTGCGGGTGATCGAGCGGCTCGCCACCCAGGGTATCCCGGTGGGCGTGCTCATCGCCCCGGTGATCCCGTTTCTTACCGACAGCGAACTCGAGGCCCTGCTGGATGCCGCGCATGCTGCCGGGGCGCACGAGGCCGGCTACGTCCTGCTGCGCCTGCCCCACGAGGTCGGCCCCCTGTTCGACGAATGGCTGGCCGTGCACTATCCCGAACGCCGCGAACGGGTGCTGGCCCGCATCCGCGACAGCCGCGGTGGCCGGCTCTACGATAGCCGCTTCGGCCACCGGATGGTCGGTGAAGGGCCTTTCGCCGAGTTGATCGCCGCGCGCTTTCGAAAGCGGTATCGGGCGCTGGGCTTCCCCGGTCTGCCGCCGCTGCGTTGCAACAAGTTTCGCGCGCCCTCACCCAGCGGGCAGCTCGGCCTGTTCGATTGA